In one Haemophilus parainfluenzae genomic region, the following are encoded:
- a CDS encoding acylphosphatase — MAKRFVVYGRVQGVGFRYFTWKEAEKIGIKGTVRNCTDGSVEIIAEGNDDQLQYFYDWLKVGPRTATVERVLVDYIEDKRYSDFSIIHR; from the coding sequence ATGGCAAAACGATTTGTCGTATATGGGCGAGTACAAGGTGTCGGGTTTCGTTATTTTACGTGGAAAGAAGCAGAGAAAATTGGTATTAAAGGCACGGTAAGAAATTGTACAGACGGAAGTGTCGAAATCATTGCGGAAGGCAATGATGACCAACTGCAATACTTTTATGATTGGTTAAAAGTCGGGCCAAGAACTGCAACTGTTGAACGGGTCTTAGTCGATTATATTGAAGATAAACGGTATTCTGACTTTTCGATTATTCATCGCTAA
- a CDS encoding curli polymerization inhibitor CsgI-related protein, with protein MKLCKFALGVVALAVSASSLAGMVTTSSNLEFLAINGQKASKSLLKEKKSFNAEADQTQQVVVRLGEIVGTGSSQGLFESNPVIVTFKGTADDVVVSAEKIRSQEDGEKFNAQPQITVKTKSGNVIDAKVDTLKQEGLFPSANIVNDLAEYNASNAPAAVSALAAPAVGMMPAASGKATKGKVVVQGENVAEQQLQYWFQQADKETQTRFLNWAKKQK; from the coding sequence ATGAAATTATGTAAGTTTGCTTTAGGTGTTGTTGCCCTTGCAGTCAGTGCGAGCAGCTTAGCCGGCATGGTCACCACCTCATCGAACCTTGAGTTTCTTGCTATCAATGGCCAAAAAGCCAGCAAATCCCTTCTAAAAGAAAAAAAATCATTCAATGCTGAAGCTGACCAAACACAACAGGTTGTGGTACGTTTAGGTGAGATCGTCGGTACCGGTTCTAGCCAAGGACTTTTTGAGTCTAACCCTGTTATTGTGACTTTCAAAGGTACGGCTGATGATGTTGTGGTATCTGCAGAAAAAATTCGTTCTCAAGAAGATGGCGAAAAATTTAATGCACAACCACAAATTACCGTTAAAACTAAATCAGGTAATGTGATTGATGCTAAAGTGGATACCTTAAAACAAGAAGGTTTATTCCCATCAGCGAATATTGTTAACGACCTTGCTGAGTATAATGCATCTAATGCACCAGCAGCGGTTTCAGCTTTAGCGGCACCGGCAGTAGGTATGATGCCTGCAGCATCAGGAAAAGCAACAAAAGGCAAAGTGGTTGTTCAAGGTGAAAACGTTGCAGAACAACAATTACAATACTGGTTCCAACAAGCAGATAAAGAAACTCAAACTCGTTTCTTAAACTGGGCAAAAAAACAAAAATAA
- the yccS gene encoding YccS family putative transporter, with protein sequence MNQWLNAKVIASIPIFIAVNIAAFGVWFFDISTQSMPLILGIIAGGLVDLDNRLTGRLKNIFYTLIAFSISTFIVQLNIGKPIQYVLLMTIITFLFTMVGAVGERYRTIAFGTLVVAIYTTLTYTPDNSASWFINPVMILLGTLLYSIVTIIVYLFFPNRPVQESVAKAFCALGNYLDAKSEFFDPDEIDEIEKKHLNFAMKNTNVVDAFNQARTALFYRIRGQHRHARTQRMIRYYFAAQDIHERANSTHFDYRQIAEQLKNTDLIFRIQRLLELQAQACHDITACLRQNTPYHYNIRVEKALMGTIQSLELYSKEHTNQNNVLLALQTLIDNLQSINWQLRQLEQETTENEQTAQIHTEQITGLKNILSVIGSNFTFESPLFRHAVRLSIVVFLCCAIVEFFQFNLGYWILLTAVFVCQPNYSATKVRLRQRIIGTILGVIIGSLLPYLNPTLEMKLGLMVVTSTLFFFFRSNNYSFSTFFITLQVLISFDVMGFDTQSALFPRLIDTVLGSAIAWFAVSYLWPDWKYLQLDKVSRQAIQSDAQYFLHIISQLQFGKSDNLKYRIARRNAHQYAAALSTTLSNMNNEPKKYQAYLQEGFDLLKMNYSLLSYISALGAYRNKMAQLEQTTEFLSDFYPVAKKVLYALENIEKLRPEIFEKLQNSIEQSLKKIQWDETQTKNNAVFALPYQQLNLISQLLPQLYRYFQHSQKESITK encoded by the coding sequence ATGAATCAATGGCTTAATGCAAAAGTAATCGCTTCAATACCTATTTTTATTGCAGTGAATATCGCAGCGTTTGGCGTCTGGTTTTTTGATATTTCTACGCAATCTATGCCCTTAATTTTAGGGATTATTGCAGGCGGTTTAGTGGATTTAGATAACCGTCTAACTGGGCGATTAAAAAATATTTTTTACACATTAATTGCCTTTTCTATTTCAACCTTTATCGTTCAACTCAATATTGGTAAACCCATTCAATACGTATTGCTGATGACCATCATCACCTTTTTATTTACGATGGTTGGCGCCGTGGGTGAACGTTATCGAACCATTGCGTTTGGTACGCTGGTGGTAGCCATTTATACCACTCTCACTTATACACCAGATAATTCTGCAAGCTGGTTTATTAATCCGGTGATGATTTTATTAGGTACTTTGCTTTACAGTATTGTGACCATCATCGTCTATCTCTTTTTCCCAAACCGTCCAGTACAAGAAAGCGTGGCAAAAGCGTTTTGTGCCTTAGGCAATTATCTAGATGCAAAATCAGAATTTTTTGATCCTGATGAGATTGATGAAATCGAGAAAAAACACCTTAATTTTGCGATGAAAAACACCAATGTGGTGGATGCCTTCAATCAAGCGAGAACAGCTCTTTTCTATCGTATTCGTGGGCAACATCGCCATGCTCGCACACAACGCATGATCCGCTATTATTTTGCTGCGCAAGACATTCATGAGCGTGCAAATTCGACACATTTTGATTATCGACAAATTGCAGAACAACTCAAAAATACAGATTTAATTTTCCGTATTCAGCGCTTGCTCGAATTACAAGCGCAAGCCTGTCACGATATTACGGCTTGCCTGCGTCAAAATACGCCTTATCACTATAATATTCGCGTAGAAAAAGCATTAATGGGGACAATTCAATCCCTTGAGCTTTATAGTAAAGAACATACCAATCAAAACAATGTGTTGCTTGCCCTTCAAACACTTATTGATAACCTGCAAAGCATTAACTGGCAGTTACGTCAGCTTGAGCAAGAAACTACTGAAAATGAGCAAACTGCACAGATCCATACCGAACAAATTACGGGCTTAAAAAATATTCTTTCTGTTATTGGAAGTAACTTCACTTTTGAGTCACCACTTTTCCGTCATGCTGTACGTTTGTCTATCGTGGTATTTTTGTGTTGCGCAATTGTTGAATTTTTCCAATTTAATTTGGGGTACTGGATTTTACTTACTGCAGTCTTTGTGTGTCAGCCAAACTATTCTGCAACCAAAGTACGATTACGCCAGCGTATTATTGGCACGATTTTAGGGGTAATTATTGGCTCCTTATTGCCATATCTCAACCCAACATTAGAGATGAAACTAGGCTTAATGGTGGTGACCAGTACGCTCTTTTTCTTCTTCCGAAGTAATAATTACAGTTTCTCCACGTTCTTTATTACCTTGCAAGTATTGATCAGTTTCGATGTAATGGGATTTGACACACAATCAGCGCTCTTTCCTCGCCTCATTGATACTGTATTAGGTTCAGCCATTGCATGGTTTGCCGTTTCTTATCTATGGCCGGATTGGAAATATCTGCAACTCGATAAAGTGAGCCGTCAAGCGATTCAAAGTGATGCACAATATTTCTTGCACATTATTAGCCAACTGCAATTTGGTAAAAGCGATAATTTAAAATACCGTATTGCACGCCGTAATGCCCATCAATATGCGGCAGCATTAAGTACCACACTTTCCAATATGAACAACGAACCGAAGAAATATCAGGCTTATTTGCAGGAAGGTTTTGACTTGTTAAAAATGAATTATTCCTTATTGAGCTATATTTCTGCTTTAGGGGCCTATCGCAATAAAATGGCGCAATTAGAACAAACTACCGAATTTTTGTCAGATTTTTATCCTGTTGCGAAAAAGGTTTTATATGCACTGGAAAATATTGAAAAGCTTCGTCCAGAAATCTTTGAAAAGCTCCAAAATAGTATTGAACAGAGCCTAAAAAAAATTCAATGGGATGAAACGCAAACTAAAAACAATGCGGTCTTTGCGTTACCATATCAGCAGCTTAATTTGATTTCTCAATTGCTACCGCAGCTATATCGCTATTTCCAACATAGTCAGAAAGAATCGATTACCAAATAA
- the rsxA gene encoding electron transport complex subunit RsxA: MTHYILLIISTALINNFVLVKFLGLCPFMGVSKKIETAIGMGLATTFVLTVASLCSYLVDNYILMPLNATFLRTLVFILVIAVVVQFTEMVINKTSPSLYRLLGIFLPLITTNCAVLGVALLNVNLAHNLTESVIYGFGASLGFALVLVLFAALRERLVAADVPITFRGSSIALITAGLMSLAFMGFAGLVK; this comes from the coding sequence ATGACACATTACATTCTACTCATTATCAGCACCGCATTAATCAATAACTTTGTTTTGGTCAAATTCTTAGGACTTTGTCCATTTATGGGCGTATCCAAAAAGATTGAAACGGCGATTGGTATGGGGCTTGCTACGACGTTCGTATTAACCGTAGCTTCATTGTGTTCTTATTTAGTCGATAATTATATTTTAATGCCACTAAATGCCACCTTCTTGCGCACATTAGTGTTCATTTTAGTAATTGCCGTCGTGGTTCAATTTACTGAAATGGTAATCAATAAAACGAGTCCATCACTTTATCGCTTACTAGGGATTTTCTTACCACTGATTACCACAAACTGTGCGGTACTCGGTGTGGCATTATTAAACGTCAATTTGGCACACAATTTAACCGAATCCGTTATTTATGGTTTTGGCGCCTCTTTAGGTTTTGCGCTGGTTTTAGTTTTATTTGCCGCATTGCGTGAACGCCTTGTTGCTGCAGATGTGCCTATTACATTTCGTGGCTCGTCTATCGCATTAATTACGGCCGGTTTGATGTCTCTCGCCTTTATGGGCTTCGCCGGATTAGTAAAATGA
- the rsxB gene encoding electron transport complex subunit RsxB yields the protein MFILISVTVLALIFGAILGFASIKLKVEADPIVEKIDAILPQSQCGQCGYPGCKPYAEAIANGDVITKCVPGGRPTVVKIAEIMGVDVPAMDDVAEPEEMVAFIDENMCIGCTKCIQACPVDAIIGTNKAMHTIIPDLCTGCELCVAPCPTDCISMIKVKKDIDNWNWKFDPKLVIPVVNTTEIEKKLVVGESE from the coding sequence ATGTTTATCTTAATTTCAGTAACCGTTCTCGCTTTAATTTTTGGTGCGATTTTAGGTTTTGCTTCGATTAAATTAAAAGTCGAAGCAGATCCCATCGTCGAAAAAATTGATGCCATCTTACCGCAAAGCCAATGTGGGCAATGCGGCTATCCTGGCTGTAAGCCTTATGCTGAAGCGATTGCTAATGGTGACGTTATCACAAAATGCGTGCCAGGTGGTCGTCCAACAGTCGTAAAAATTGCCGAAATCATGGGCGTTGATGTACCTGCAATGGATGATGTCGCTGAACCTGAAGAAATGGTAGCCTTTATTGATGAAAATATGTGTATTGGCTGTACCAAATGCATTCAAGCCTGCCCTGTTGATGCCATTATTGGTACAAATAAAGCTATGCATACTATTATTCCTGATCTCTGTACTGGCTGTGAACTTTGCGTTGCACCTTGTCCGACAGATTGTATTTCCATGATTAAAGTGAAAAAAGATATTGATAATTGGAACTGGAAATTTGATCCTAAATTAGTCATTCCGGTTGTAAACACCACAGAAATCGAGAAAAAATTAGTGGTTGGGGAGTCGGAATAA
- the rsxC gene encoding electron transport complex subunit RsxC, with the protein MADVLTRFKSGKIWDFKGGIHPPEMKSQSNQFPIKQSELSHDFYVPIKQHAGTAGNVLVKEGDYVLKGQPLTQGDGLRTLPVHAPTSGTVKFIGKHVAPHPSGLTEDMIHIQADGLDKWREQFPLEEFFTQPVEQLIDRIYQAGVAGLGGAVFPTAAKIQSAEKKVKLLIINGAECEPYITCDDRLMRDYTDEIIEGIRILRYILRPEKVVIAVEDNKPEAIQAIQQSLHGANDIELRVIPTKYPSGAAKQLIYLLTGMEVPSGGRSYDIGVLMHNVGTAFAVKRAVINDEPLIERVVTLTGDKISEKGNYWVRLGTPVDHLLAQVGYQYDERFPVFAGGPMMGLQLSDLNAPVTKLINCLLAPDHFEYGEPEPEQSCIRCSACSDACPVNLMPQQLYWYARSEDHQKSEEYCLKDCIECGVCAYVCPSHIPLIQYFRQEKAKIWEIKEKAKKAEEAKIRFEAKQARMEREEQERKARSQRAAEARREELAKQKGEDPVKAALERLKAKQAGLAANKETKTIVSEKGEILPDNHELMEQRKARRLAKQQAQADTGTVTNATTSQTNEKDAKKAAVAAALARAKAKKAAAQGETVATNATESVVEKTDENPTALDPKKAAVAAAIARAKAKKAATQGETVATNTTESAVEKTDENPTILDPKKAAIAAAIARAKAKKAAAQGETVATNTTESAVEKTDENSSVLDPKKAAIAAAIARAKAKKAAAQGEAVTTNETESAVEKTDENPTALDPKKAAIAAAIARAKAKKSGG; encoded by the coding sequence ATGGCTGATGTATTAACAAGATTTAAATCCGGCAAAATTTGGGATTTTAAAGGCGGTATTCATCCTCCTGAAATGAAATCTCAATCAAACCAATTCCCTATTAAGCAATCAGAACTTTCTCATGATTTTTATGTGCCGATTAAACAACATGCCGGCACAGCAGGAAATGTATTAGTTAAAGAGGGCGATTATGTGCTTAAAGGCCAACCTTTAACACAAGGTGATGGCTTAAGAACCTTGCCTGTTCACGCGCCAACTTCTGGTACCGTAAAGTTTATCGGAAAACATGTTGCGCCCCATCCTTCTGGTCTAACTGAGGATATGATTCATATTCAAGCGGATGGCTTGGATAAATGGCGTGAGCAATTTCCACTTGAAGAGTTTTTCACACAACCTGTCGAACAACTCATTGATCGTATTTATCAAGCAGGGGTTGCTGGCTTAGGTGGTGCGGTATTCCCGACTGCGGCCAAAATTCAATCGGCTGAAAAGAAAGTTAAACTCTTAATTATTAACGGTGCGGAATGCGAACCTTATATTACCTGTGATGACCGCTTAATGCGTGATTATACAGATGAAATAATCGAAGGGATTCGCATCTTACGTTATATCTTACGTCCTGAAAAAGTGGTGATTGCGGTTGAAGACAATAAACCCGAAGCAATTCAAGCTATTCAGCAATCACTACATGGTGCAAATGATATTGAATTGCGCGTTATTCCGACTAAATATCCATCTGGTGCAGCCAAACAGCTTATTTATTTGCTTACCGGCATGGAAGTGCCAAGTGGCGGACGTTCTTACGATATTGGCGTATTGATGCATAATGTCGGTACAGCTTTTGCGGTAAAAAGAGCGGTCATTAATGACGAGCCTTTAATTGAGCGTGTCGTTACACTGACTGGTGATAAAATTTCAGAGAAAGGTAACTACTGGGTTCGCTTGGGCACACCGGTTGATCACTTATTGGCGCAAGTTGGCTATCAATATGATGAGCGCTTCCCTGTTTTTGCCGGCGGACCAATGATGGGATTACAACTTTCTGATCTCAACGCACCCGTCACAAAATTAATAAACTGTTTATTAGCACCCGATCATTTTGAATATGGTGAACCCGAACCGGAACAATCTTGTATCCGCTGTTCAGCTTGTTCTGATGCTTGCCCTGTCAATTTAATGCCACAGCAACTTTATTGGTATGCTCGCAGTGAGGATCACCAAAAATCAGAAGAATATTGCTTAAAAGATTGTATTGAATGTGGCGTGTGTGCTTATGTTTGTCCAAGCCATATTCCGCTTATTCAATATTTCCGACAAGAAAAAGCCAAGATTTGGGAAATTAAAGAAAAAGCGAAAAAAGCAGAAGAAGCCAAAATCCGTTTTGAAGCAAAACAAGCTCGTATGGAACGTGAGGAGCAAGAACGTAAAGCACGTTCACAACGCGCAGCAGAAGCTCGCCGTGAAGAACTTGCAAAACAAAAAGGTGAAGACCCAGTTAAAGCGGCATTAGAACGCCTGAAAGCAAAACAAGCGGGTTTAGCAGCAAATAAAGAAACAAAAACTATCGTATCTGAGAAAGGCGAAATCTTACCAGATAACCATGAGCTCATGGAGCAACGTAAAGCCCGTCGCCTAGCTAAACAACAAGCGCAAGCAGATACAGGCACTGTGACAAATGCAACAACGTCACAAACCAATGAAAAAGATGCGAAGAAAGCAGCTGTTGCAGCTGCTCTCGCAAGAGCAAAAGCGAAAAAAGCGGCCGCTCAAGGTGAAACAGTTGCGACAAATGCAACTGAAAGCGTGGTAGAAAAAACAGATGAAAATCCAACCGCACTTGATCCGAAAAAAGCGGCAGTAGCTGCGGCCATTGCAAGAGCCAAAGCGAAGAAAGCTGCTACTCAAGGTGAAACAGTTGCAACAAATACAACTGAAAGTGCAGTAGAAAAAACAGATGAAAATCCAACCATACTTGATCCGAAAAAAGCGGCTATAGCTGCAGCCATTGCAAGAGCCAAAGCGAAGAAAGCTGCTGCTCAAGGTGAAACAGTTGCAACAAATACAACTGAAAGTGCAGTAGAAAAAACAGATGAAAATTCAAGCGTACTTGATCCGAAAAAAGCAGCAATAGCTGCAGCCATTGCGAGAGCTAAAGCCAAGAAAGCTGCCGCTCAAGGTGAAGCAGTTACAACAAATGAAACTGAAAGTGCGGTCGAAAAAACGGATGAAAATCCAACCGCACTTGATCCGAAAAAAGCCGCTATCGCAGCAGCCATAGCAAGAGCTAAAGCAAAAAAAAGCGGCGGCTGA
- the rsxD gene encoding electron transport complex subunit RsxD encodes MFKKMVSSPHTHSGKLTARIMLWVIAAMLPALLTQIYYFGMGVLVQSALAISFALLLEFIVTKLRNKANLVYISDFSVVLTALILAMAIPPYAPYWVILIGTLSAVILGKHVYGGLGQNPFNPAMVGYVVLLISFPLQMTSWMPPISLLNEPPTFADSLSLIFTGLTTDGFSLSQLVHSIDGITQATPLDSAKIFYNLHQGDESVFHDFVKLPILLQNGTDFAEGWWQVNLAFMLGGIVLILKKKIHWQVPVSMLVTFVTLATITAMSGHHHLSMISQLFSGAMMFGAFFIATDPVTASITPRGKLVFGTLVGLLVYLIRYFGNYPDGVAFAILLSNICVPLIDHYTRPRVAGHFAKGRK; translated from the coding sequence ATGTTTAAGAAAATGGTGAGTTCGCCTCATACCCATTCAGGCAAATTAACCGCCCGTATTATGTTATGGGTGATTGCAGCCATGTTGCCTGCTCTGCTCACACAAATTTATTATTTTGGAATGGGTGTTTTGGTGCAATCCGCCTTGGCTATTTCTTTCGCATTATTACTTGAGTTTATTGTGACCAAATTGCGCAATAAGGCAAATCTTGTCTATATTTCAGATTTTAGCGTGGTGCTTACTGCCTTAATTTTAGCGATGGCGATTCCGCCTTATGCACCTTATTGGGTGATTTTAATCGGTACGCTTTCTGCTGTTATTCTAGGCAAACACGTTTATGGCGGCTTGGGACAAAATCCTTTTAATCCGGCTATGGTGGGTTATGTGGTGCTATTGATTTCTTTCCCTCTACAAATGACAAGTTGGATGCCGCCTATTTCATTATTAAATGAACCCCCAACATTTGCGGATTCGCTTTCTTTAATTTTCACAGGCTTAACCACTGACGGTTTTAGCTTAAGCCAACTCGTCCATTCCATTGATGGAATTACACAAGCGACGCCATTAGACAGCGCAAAAATCTTCTATAACTTACATCAAGGCGATGAAAGCGTATTCCATGATTTTGTAAAATTGCCGATTTTATTACAAAACGGGACTGACTTTGCTGAAGGTTGGTGGCAGGTTAATCTGGCATTTATGCTTGGTGGGATTGTATTAATCTTAAAGAAAAAAATTCACTGGCAAGTTCCTGTTTCAATGCTCGTGACCTTTGTGACCTTAGCAACAATCACTGCGATGTCAGGCCATCATCATTTAAGTATGATAAGCCAACTCTTTAGCGGTGCCATGATGTTCGGCGCATTCTTTATTGCGACTGACCCTGTCACAGCTTCTATTACACCTCGTGGTAAGCTTGTATTTGGTACTTTGGTTGGACTATTGGTTTACCTTATTCGTTACTTTGGAAACTACCCTGACGGCGTGGCATTTGCGATTTTGTTAAGTAATATTTGTGTACCACTTATCGATCACTATACCCGCCCTCGTGTAGCTGGCCACTTTGCAAAAGGGAGAAAATAA
- the rsxG gene encoding electron transport complex subunit RsxG, with protein MGILKVTSRFGLLLGFIALTCTAVSAGIYMLTKDKIDEAMAEQQKALLLQVIPQDYFNNNLLESVETPEQDKLKGIQKLYFAIKDHVPTAYAYETTAPDGYSGNIRLLVGITPKGEVLGVRVIEHHETPGLGDKIELRISNWILSFTNQVIVPESLKDWAVKKDGGKFDQFSGATITPRAIVNQVKRSALVMLENEALLNEMAKKYAQ; from the coding sequence ATGGGTATTTTAAAAGTCACCTCCCGTTTTGGTTTGTTATTAGGTTTTATTGCGCTTACATGTACCGCTGTTTCTGCAGGCATTTATATGCTGACAAAAGATAAAATTGATGAAGCCATGGCTGAACAACAAAAAGCGTTATTACTCCAAGTGATCCCTCAAGATTATTTTAATAATAACTTGCTTGAAAGCGTAGAAACACCTGAGCAAGATAAACTCAAAGGCATTCAAAAACTCTATTTTGCTATTAAAGATCATGTACCCACTGCCTATGCTTATGAAACAACAGCACCAGATGGTTATTCAGGGAATATCCGTTTATTAGTAGGAATCACACCAAAAGGTGAAGTTTTAGGTGTGCGTGTCATCGAACATCATGAAACCCCAGGATTGGGCGATAAAATCGAACTTCGCATATCTAATTGGATTTTAAGTTTTACGAACCAAGTTATCGTACCAGAAAGCCTAAAAGATTGGGCGGTCAAAAAAGATGGCGGTAAATTTGATCAATTTTCTGGCGCAACCATTACGCCACGCGCGATTGTAAATCAAGTAAAACGTTCTGCTCTCGTGATGCTTGAAAATGAGGCATTACTCAACGAGATGGCAAAAAAATACGCGCAATAG
- a CDS encoding electron transport complex subunit E: protein MTDLTEKTTSLDEQSAVENSEEITQTPSIWKEIFIQGVWKNNSTLVQLLGLCPLLAVSSTATNALGLGLATMLVLTCTNTVVSLFRKQIPHEIRIPIYVMIIATTVTVVQLLMNAYTYTLYQALGIFIPLIVTNCIVIGRAEAFASKNSVAHAAWDGFSMGLGMALSITVLGALREILGQGTLFEGIENLFGQGAKFLTLHIYHADSSFLLFILPPGAFIGLGILLAIKNRIDMKK from the coding sequence ATGACTGATTTAACCGAAAAAACGACCTCACTTGATGAGCAAAGTGCGGTTGAAAATTCAGAAGAAATAACGCAAACGCCTTCTATTTGGAAAGAAATCTTTATTCAAGGCGTATGGAAAAATAACTCAACCCTCGTGCAATTATTGGGGCTTTGTCCGCTCTTAGCTGTATCAAGTACTGCGACGAATGCATTGGGTTTGGGCCTTGCAACTATGTTGGTTTTAACCTGTACAAACACCGTTGTTTCGCTCTTTCGTAAACAAATCCCTCATGAAATCCGTATTCCGATTTATGTGATGATTATTGCCACCACCGTAACCGTGGTGCAATTATTGATGAATGCTTATACCTATACACTCTATCAAGCTCTTGGGATTTTTATTCCTTTAATCGTGACTAACTGTATCGTCATCGGTCGTGCCGAAGCCTTTGCCTCTAAAAATAGCGTAGCACATGCAGCCTGGGATGGTTTTTCGATGGGATTAGGTATGGCATTAAGTATCACCGTATTAGGTGCGCTACGTGAAATCCTAGGCCAAGGTACCCTTTTTGAAGGCATTGAAAACCTATTTGGTCAAGGCGCCAAATTCCTGACATTACATATTTATCACGCTGACAGCAGCTTTTTACTCTTTATTCTTCCGCCAGGTGCGTTTATTGGATTAGGCATTCTACTGGCGATTAAAAACCGAATTGATATGAAAAAATGA
- the nth gene encoding endonuclease III, which yields MNQAKRIEILTRLREQNPHPTTELEYNSPFELLIAVILSAQATDKGVNKATAKLFPVANTPQAILDLGLEGLKEYIKTIGLYNSKAENIIKTCRDLVEKHNGEVPESREALEALAGVGRKTANVVLNTAFGHPTIAVDTHIFRVCNRTNFAPGKDVVKVEEKLLKVVPKEFKVDVHHWLILHGRYTCTARKPRCGACIIEDLCEYKEKTEY from the coding sequence ATGAACCAAGCTAAACGAATTGAAATCCTCACTCGACTTCGGGAGCAAAACCCGCATCCAACCACGGAATTAGAGTATAATTCGCCTTTCGAATTACTCATCGCTGTGATTTTGTCAGCTCAAGCGACCGATAAAGGCGTGAATAAAGCGACAGCAAAATTATTCCCTGTGGCAAATACCCCACAAGCTATTTTAGATCTCGGCTTAGAGGGGTTAAAAGAATACATTAAAACCATCGGGCTTTATAACAGCAAAGCAGAAAATATCATTAAAACCTGCCGTGATTTAGTTGAAAAACACAACGGTGAAGTACCTGAAAGTCGTGAAGCCTTAGAAGCCCTTGCGGGAGTCGGCAGAAAAACGGCGAATGTAGTGTTAAATACCGCTTTCGGTCATCCAACTATTGCAGTGGATACGCATATTTTTCGCGTATGCAACCGCACAAACTTTGCCCCTGGCAAAGATGTGGTAAAAGTGGAAGAAAAACTACTCAAAGTTGTGCCAAAAGAATTTAAAGTGGATGTACATCACTGGCTGATTTTGCACGGGCGCTATACTTGTACCGCGCGCAAACCTCGATGTGGAGCTTGCATTATTGAAGATCTCTGTGAATACAAAGAAAAAACAGAATATTAA